One window of the Micropterus dolomieu isolate WLL.071019.BEF.003 ecotype Adirondacks linkage group LG08, ASM2129224v1, whole genome shotgun sequence genome contains the following:
- the LOC123974567 gene encoding uncharacterized protein LOC123974567 isoform X2 yields the protein MHNWQENEIKELLTIRGSEAIRNQITGTVKDSVVYNRMTKLLAERGVYRSHMQVISKLKALRKQYTKYHQQKTRCGSDRVDWPFYEQCHRVFGNASAGNPVKRQRSPTPPPAPSPPPPSPPPPEEVVVGLWDDVDDKEINKHLGPVEAEDDDEYSPSEQLQSINAILIIVHSVVKRWRTAACLSQYKPRCYDHQTD from the exons ATGCACAACTGGCAAGAGAACGAAATAAAAGAACTTTTGACCATCCGGGGGTCGGAAGCCATCCGTAACCAGATTACGGGCACAGTGAAGGACTCTGTAGTGTACAACAGGATGACCAAACTGCTGGCGGAGAGGGGGGTGTACAGGTCACACATGCAGGTGATCAGTAAACTGAAGGCACTAAGGAAGCAGTACACCAAGTATCACCAGCAGAAGACCCGCTGCGGGAGCGACCGCGTCGACTGGCCGTTTTATGAGCAATGCCACCGGGTTTTCGGGAATGCCTCCGCGGGGAACCCGGTTAAACGGCAGAGGAGTCCCACACCCCCACCTGCACCCTCACCCCCACCGCCATCTCCCCCGCCGCCCGAGGAGGTTGTCGTCGGCCTCTGGGACGACGTTGACGACAAGGAGATCAACAAGCATCTGGGTCCAGTGGAGGCAGAGGACGACGATGAGTACAGCCCGTCAGAACAGTTACAGTCCATTAACGCCA TTTTAATCATAGTGCACTCAGTGGTCAAGCGTTGGCGGACAGCAGCATGTCTGTCACAGTACAAACCTCGCTGTTATGACCATCAAACTGATTGA
- the LOC123974567 gene encoding uncharacterized protein LOC123974567 isoform X1, which produces MHNWQENEIKELLTIRGSEAIRNQITGTVKDSVVYNRMTKLLAERGVYRSHMQVISKLKALRKQYTKYHQQKTRCGSDRVDWPFYEQCHRVFGNASAGNPVKRQRSPTPPPAPSPPPPSPPPPEEVVVGLWDDVDDKEINKHLGPVEAEDDDEYSPSEQLQSINATYTVPSKKKKTTVMEQVSTLVSATVAQLREMDASMQAQEDARLQRLMDHEKEMQNNLMSQLVAMHERISQQNHEKHLELVDRILSRFPSPSAPSGP; this is translated from the exons ATGCACAACTGGCAAGAGAACGAAATAAAAGAACTTTTGACCATCCGGGGGTCGGAAGCCATCCGTAACCAGATTACGGGCACAGTGAAGGACTCTGTAGTGTACAACAGGATGACCAAACTGCTGGCGGAGAGGGGGGTGTACAGGTCACACATGCAGGTGATCAGTAAACTGAAGGCACTAAGGAAGCAGTACACCAAGTATCACCAGCAGAAGACCCGCTGCGGGAGCGACCGCGTCGACTGGCCGTTTTATGAGCAATGCCACCGGGTTTTCGGGAATGCCTCCGCGGGGAACCCGGTTAAACGGCAGAGGAGTCCCACACCCCCACCTGCACCCTCACCCCCACCGCCATCTCCCCCGCCGCCCGAGGAGGTTGTCGTCGGCCTCTGGGACGACGTTGACGACAAGGAGATCAACAAGCATCTGGGTCCAGTGGAGGCAGAGGACGACGATGAGTACAGCCCGTCAGAACAGTTACAGTCCATTAACGCCA caTATACAGTTCCAtcgaagaaaaagaaaacaacagtgaTGGAGCAAGTCTCTACTTTAGTGTCAGCAACAGTCGCACAGCTCAGAGAGATGGACGCTTCCATGCAGGCGCAGGAGGATGCCCGGCTACAAAGGTTGATGGACCATGAGAAGGAAATGCAGAACAATCTTATGAGTCAGCTGGTAGCCATGCATGAAAGGATCAGCCAGCAAAACCACGAGAAACATCTTGAACTTGTGGACAGGATACTCTCGAGGTTCCCTTCACCTTCAGCACCTTCAGGTCCCTGA